The Nycticebus coucang isolate mNycCou1 chromosome 2, mNycCou1.pri, whole genome shotgun sequence genome includes a window with the following:
- the ABHD17A gene encoding alpha/beta hydrolase domain-containing protein 17A: protein MNGLSVSELCCLFCCPPCPGRIAAKLAFLPPEPTYSLLPEPEPGPGGASAAPSGTLRTSSGTSGRWKLHLTERADFQYSQRELDTIEVFLTKSARGNRISCMYVRCVPGARYTVLFSHGNAVDLGQMSSFYIGLGTRIHCNVFSYDYSGYGVSSGKPSEKNLYADIDAAWQALRTRYGISPDSIILYGQSIGTVPTVDLASRYECAAVVLHSPLTSGMRVAFPDTKKTYCFDAFPNIEKVSKITSPVLIIHGTEDEVIDFSHGLALYERCPKAVEPLWVEGAGHNDIELYSQYLERLRRFISQELPSHRA from the exons ATGAACGGCCTGTCAGTGAGTGAGCTCTGCTGCCTCTTCTGCTGCCCGCCCTGCCCTGGCCGCATCGCCGCCAAGCTCGCCTTCCTGCCACCAGAGCCCACCTACTCGCTGCTGCCTGAGCCTGAGCCTGGGCCCGGCGGGGCCAGTGCTGCCCCCTCAGGGACCCTGCGCACCTCCTCAGGCACTTCTGGGCGCTGGAAGCTCCACCTGACAGAGCGTGCTGACTTCCAGTACAGCCAGCGAGAGCTGGACACCATCGAGGTCTTCCTGACCAAGAGTGCCCGTGGCAACCGCATCTCCTGCATGTATGTGCGCTGTGTGCCCGGTGCCAG gTACACGGTTCTCTTCTCTCATGGCAACGCAGTGGACCTGGGCCAGATGAGCAGCTTCTACATCGGCCTGGGTACCCGTATTCACTGCAATGTCTTCTCCTATGACTACTCTGGCTAcggtgtgagctcaggcaagccctCAGAGAAGAACCTTTATGCTGACATCGATGCTGCCTGGCAGGCCCTGCGCACCAG GTATGGCATCAGCCCCGACAGCATCATCCTGTATGGGCAGAGCATCGGCACGGTGCCCACTGTGGACCTGGCCTCACGTTACGAGTGCGCAGCCGTGGTGCTGCACTCTCCGCTCACCTCGGGCATGCGCGTCGCCTTTCCCGACACCAAGAAGACCTACTGCTTCGACGCATTCCCCAA CATCGAGAAGGTGTCCAAGATCACGTCGCCTGTGCTCATCATCCACGGTACGGAGGACGAAGTGATCGACTTCTCTCACGGGCTGGCACTCTACGAGCGCTGCCCCAAGGCCGTGGAGCCACTGTGGGTGGAGGGCGCTGGGCACAACGACATCGAGCTATACAGCCAGTACCTGGAGCGCCTGCGCCGCTTCATCTCCCAGGAGCTGCCCAGCCACCGCGCCTAG